A region from the Methylocystis iwaonis genome encodes:
- a CDS encoding OmpP1/FadL family transporter: protein MTPHEVGATEGYFLEGYGTREKGVGGAGAADSRDPLALSINPAGLVDVGHQYTLGLTAFSPDRGYRTSGPGFVAPGRVQSGRGLFPIPNGGYSRPIDEKSAWGVAVYGNGGMNTTYSANYASLFYGSPMCRQTGVYCGRNAGVDLNQAFLTAGYAQRFGNLSIGFAPVLAVQIFKARGLAVFGPFSSAPNELSDHSYNWSVGAGVRAGLQYRLTDKLRIGVAGSSPIWMSPFENYKGLFANEGDFDIPANVTAGVAYDALPMLTLLADWKHIFYSQVPSVGNWSTLQAPMGVMNGPGFGWSDIDVVKVGAEYRGFEKLALRVGYSYNNSPINSRDVTLNILAPAVTKHHISGGLSYYVTPSSSIDLAAVVSPQGTASGIERTPLGPNPLRTINIYLSTFEITAGWTQRFDVAPAPVAAKI from the coding sequence ATGACGCCACACGAGGTCGGCGCGACGGAAGGCTATTTCCTCGAAGGTTATGGGACGCGCGAAAAGGGAGTCGGCGGCGCGGGCGCAGCCGACTCCCGCGATCCGCTCGCCCTCTCCATCAATCCGGCGGGGCTCGTGGATGTCGGGCATCAATATACCCTCGGCCTCACCGCTTTTTCGCCCGATCGCGGTTACCGGACCTCAGGGCCAGGCTTCGTCGCGCCTGGGCGTGTGCAGAGCGGACGCGGCCTCTTCCCGATCCCGAACGGCGGCTACAGCAGACCCATCGACGAAAAATCCGCGTGGGGTGTCGCCGTCTATGGCAATGGCGGCATGAACACCACCTACTCCGCGAATTACGCAAGCCTCTTCTATGGAAGTCCGATGTGCCGGCAGACGGGCGTCTATTGCGGCCGCAACGCCGGAGTCGATTTGAACCAGGCGTTCCTCACCGCCGGCTACGCGCAGCGTTTCGGCAATCTCTCTATCGGTTTCGCGCCCGTGCTCGCGGTACAAATCTTCAAGGCGCGAGGGCTGGCGGTATTTGGGCCGTTCTCCTCGGCTCCAAACGAACTCAGCGACCATAGTTATAATTGGTCTGTCGGCGCAGGCGTCCGCGCCGGCCTGCAATATCGGCTGACCGACAAGCTGCGCATCGGCGTCGCAGGTTCCTCGCCGATCTGGATGTCGCCTTTCGAAAACTACAAGGGTTTATTTGCAAACGAGGGCGACTTCGACATTCCGGCGAATGTGACGGCTGGCGTCGCCTATGACGCCCTGCCGATGCTTACCTTGCTCGCCGACTGGAAGCATATTTTCTATTCGCAGGTTCCGTCGGTTGGAAATTGGTCGACGTTGCAAGCGCCGATGGGCGTGATGAACGGGCCCGGCTTCGGTTGGAGCGACATCGACGTCGTCAAAGTCGGGGCGGAGTATCGCGGCTTTGAAAAACTCGCGCTTCGCGTCGGCTACAGCTACAACAACAGCCCGATCAACTCGCGAGACGTCACGCTGAATATTCTCGCGCCGGCTGTCACCAAGCATCACATCAGCGGCGGCCTCAGCTATTACGTGACGCCGTCGTCATCCATCGATCTTGCAGCGGTGGTGTCGCCCCAGGGGACGGCTTCGGGAATTGAGCGAACGCCGCTGGGGCCCAATCCGCTGCGGACGATCAATATCTATCTTTCCACGTTCGAAATAACCGCTGGCTGGACGCAGCGTTTCGACGTGGCTCCGGCGCCCGTCGCTGCTAAAATTTAG
- a CDS encoding YeeE/YedE family protein, which produces MQIDWAHFSPASGVAGGAMIGLSAGLTILLIGRVAGISGVLGGLVQPRRGDWDWRVAFLLGLVAAPLIIGLAKAPTPPDFDAGYGTIAAAGLLVGFGSRLGAGCTSGHGVCGLSRLSLRSLAATIMFMASAMATVFLIRHVFN; this is translated from the coding sequence ATGCAAATTGACTGGGCGCATTTTTCACCGGCAAGCGGAGTTGCGGGCGGCGCGATGATTGGTCTTTCCGCGGGGCTGACGATTCTTTTGATCGGGCGGGTCGCAGGGATCAGCGGCGTGCTCGGGGGGCTTGTTCAGCCCAGGCGTGGAGACTGGGACTGGCGCGTCGCTTTCCTGCTCGGCCTCGTTGCGGCGCCGCTCATTATCGGCCTCGCCAAGGCGCCGACGCCCCCAGACTTTGATGCGGGTTACGGAACAATCGCAGCCGCCGGGCTTCTTGTGGGTTTTGGATCGCGTCTCGGCGCCGGCTGCACGAGCGGCCATGGCGTCTGCGGATTATCCAGACTGTCTCTGCGCTCGCTGGCGGCCACAATAATGTTCATGGCTTCCGCCATGGCCACGGTGTTCCTCATCCGCCATGTTTTCAACTGA
- a CDS encoding DUF6691 family protein encodes MRLAITFALGLIFGCGLYLAGMTDPGKVLGFLDLAGLWDPSLAFVMGGAILIALPAFRLAAKRRQSYLGCAISGPSSRKIDPALLAGAGVFGVGWGLAGVCPGPAVFNLGFLDPKAIVFFAAMVAGFGVERILLFLSPPARPAAIVQDG; translated from the coding sequence ATGCGCCTTGCGATCACCTTTGCGCTTGGTCTGATCTTCGGTTGCGGCCTCTATTTGGCCGGCATGACAGACCCTGGAAAAGTGCTCGGCTTCCTGGACCTTGCTGGTCTTTGGGATCCATCCCTGGCTTTCGTCATGGGCGGAGCGATCTTGATCGCGCTGCCGGCTTTCCGGCTGGCGGCAAAACGCCGGCAGTCCTATCTGGGATGCGCAATCAGCGGGCCATCCTCTCGAAAAATCGATCCCGCGCTCCTCGCCGGGGCGGGTGTTTTCGGGGTCGGATGGGGGCTTGCGGGCGTCTGCCCGGGGCCGGCCGTGTTCAATCTTGGCTTTCTCGATCCAAAGGCGATCGTGTTCTTCGCCGCCATGGTTGCTGGCTTCGGGGTGGAGCGCATTCTGCTATTCTTGTCGCCGCCTGCTCGCCCTGCCGCCATTGTACAAGACGGCTGA
- a CDS encoding copper-transporting P-type ATPase, translated as MTPQHPVDHSGHGNHHGHQGRQHPPGVEGPSRERLEPPAAAEAGVIYTCPMHPQIRQAGPGNCPICGMTLEPLVTTADDVPSAELTDMTRRFWIGLVLTVPVVALEMGGHFSNLHHYLALQISTWAQFVLATPVVLWAGWPFFLRGARSLVTRSLNMFTLIAMGTGVAWVYSVVATFAPSLFPPAFRNPDGSAPIYFEAAAVITVLVLLGQVLELRAREQTGGAIRALLNLAPVTAKRIKEDGSDEEITLDQVHVGDRLRVRPGEKAPVDGALLEGRSSVDESMVTGESMPVTKSVGDKVIGGTLNRTGSFIMRAERVGADTMLSRIVDMVAAAQRSRAPIQRLADQISGWFVPLVILIAILAFAAWAVWGPEPRMSYGLVAAVSVLIIACPCALGLATPMSVMVGVGRGAQYGVLIKNAEALERFEKIDTLVVDKTGTLTEGKPKVTAIRPAAGVSENALLTVAASLERASEHPLAQAIVEAALSRGLPLSEATEFNSPVGKGVTGRIGAQFVIIGNRRFLAELGVDTSALDRDAERLREDGATAIFVAIDGQTSGILAIADPIKETTPEAVKALYRQGVSVVMLTGDNWTSARAVAKRLGIKDVEAEILPEDKSKVVARLRQAGRVVAMAGDGVNDAPALAAADVGIAMGTGTDVAIESAGVTLLKGDLGGIVRGRRLSRATMRNIRQNLFFAFIYNAAGVPLAAGALYPAFGLLLSPTIAAAAMALSSVSVVANSLRLRQTQIEPQRLLEMPPFPGSA; from the coding sequence ATGACTCCCCAACATCCTGTCGATCATTCCGGGCATGGAAATCATCACGGACATCAGGGGCGCCAACATCCGCCGGGCGTCGAGGGGCCCAGCCGCGAGCGTTTAGAGCCGCCCGCCGCGGCCGAAGCGGGCGTCATCTACACCTGCCCGATGCACCCGCAAATTCGCCAGGCTGGTCCCGGCAATTGCCCGATCTGCGGGATGACGCTCGAGCCTCTTGTGACGACGGCCGATGACGTCCCGAGCGCCGAGCTTACCGATATGACGCGGCGGTTCTGGATTGGCCTCGTCCTCACCGTCCCGGTGGTCGCTCTCGAAATGGGCGGCCATTTCTCAAATCTCCATCACTACCTCGCGCTACAAATATCGACCTGGGCCCAATTCGTCCTCGCCACGCCCGTCGTCCTCTGGGCCGGTTGGCCGTTCTTCCTGCGGGGCGCGAGATCGCTCGTCACGCGCAGTCTCAACATGTTCACCCTGATCGCCATGGGCACGGGCGTCGCCTGGGTTTACAGCGTCGTCGCCACTTTTGCGCCGTCGCTATTCCCGCCCGCCTTTCGGAATCCGGACGGTTCGGCGCCGATCTATTTCGAGGCGGCGGCCGTCATCACAGTTCTGGTGTTGCTCGGCCAAGTCCTCGAATTGCGCGCCCGCGAGCAGACCGGGGGCGCCATCCGCGCGCTGCTCAACCTCGCGCCCGTTACGGCGAAGCGGATCAAGGAGGATGGGTCCGATGAGGAGATCACGCTGGACCAGGTTCACGTCGGCGACAGGTTGCGCGTGCGCCCCGGCGAGAAGGCGCCGGTCGACGGCGCGCTGCTCGAAGGCCGCAGCTCGGTCGACGAATCCATGGTCACTGGCGAGTCCATGCCGGTGACGAAGAGCGTCGGCGACAAGGTTATCGGCGGGACGCTCAACCGGACGGGGAGCTTCATCATGCGGGCCGAGAGGGTCGGCGCCGATACGATGCTGTCGCGCATCGTCGACATGGTCGCCGCCGCCCAGCGGAGCCGCGCCCCCATTCAGCGGCTCGCGGATCAGATTTCCGGCTGGTTCGTGCCGCTTGTGATCCTCATCGCAATTCTCGCTTTCGCCGCGTGGGCGGTTTGGGGGCCGGAGCCACGCATGAGCTATGGCCTCGTCGCCGCCGTCTCGGTGTTGATCATCGCCTGCCCCTGCGCACTTGGCCTGGCAACGCCGATGTCGGTGATGGTCGGCGTCGGACGCGGCGCGCAATATGGCGTGCTCATCAAGAACGCCGAGGCTTTGGAGCGTTTCGAGAAGATCGATACGCTTGTCGTCGACAAGACCGGCACGCTGACCGAAGGCAAACCCAAGGTCACGGCCATTCGTCCCGCCGCCGGCGTGAGCGAGAACGCACTCTTGACCGTCGCGGCGAGCCTCGAACGGGCGAGTGAGCATCCGCTGGCGCAGGCCATCGTGGAAGCCGCCCTCTCGCGCGGCCTGCCGCTGAGCGAGGCCACTGAGTTCAATTCGCCGGTCGGTAAAGGCGTCACCGGTCGCATCGGGGCGCAATTCGTCATCATCGGCAACCGGCGCTTCCTCGCCGAGCTCGGCGTGGATACGAGCGCGCTCGATCGTGACGCCGAGCGTCTGCGCGAGGACGGGGCCACGGCGATTTTTGTGGCGATCGACGGCCAGACGTCAGGCATCCTCGCCATTGCCGACCCCATCAAGGAAACGACGCCCGAGGCGGTGAAGGCGCTCTATCGCCAGGGCGTCTCGGTCGTGATGCTCACCGGCGACAATTGGACGTCGGCGCGGGCTGTCGCCAAGCGGCTCGGCATCAAGGACGTCGAGGCCGAAATTCTCCCCGAGGATAAAAGCAAGGTGGTCGCCCGCCTGCGTCAGGCCGGTCGCGTCGTCGCCATGGCGGGCGATGGGGTGAACGATGCGCCCGCCCTTGCTGCGGCGGATGTCGGCATCGCCATGGGAACCGGGACCGACGTGGCCATCGAGAGCGCCGGCGTGACCCTGCTCAAAGGCGACCTGGGCGGGATCGTGCGCGGCCGCCGGCTGTCGCGCGCCACCATGCGGAATATCCGCCAGAACCTCTTCTTCGCCTTCATTTACAACGCGGCCGGCGTGCCGCTGGCAGCCGGCGCGCTTTATCCTGCATTTGGCTTGCTGCTCTCGCCGACAATCGCCGCCGCCGCCATGGCGCTTTCGTCGGTCAGCGTCGTCGCCAATTCGCTGCGCCTGCGCCAGACGCAGATCGAACCTCAGCGCCTGTTGGAAATGCCGCCTTTCCCGGGAAGCGCGTGA
- a CDS encoding DUF2933 domain-containing protein — protein MTKAPLLAIYALAAAFLLYWHWRHVLDALPFLVVLACPLMHLFMHHNHGSHHERRPNDDV, from the coding sequence ATGACAAAAGCGCCCCTGCTCGCCATCTACGCCTTGGCTGCGGCCTTTCTTCTTTATTGGCATTGGCGGCATGTCCTCGACGCCTTACCGTTCCTCGTGGTGCTGGCCTGCCCGCTCATGCATCTCTTCATGCATCACAACCATGGAAGCCACCACGAGAGGCGGCCAAATGATGACGTCTAA
- a CDS encoding TetR/AcrR family transcriptional regulator, which translates to MNASTPDPMHAPEHCSSPKEAQIVNAARNAFLQQGFSETSMEAIARAANVSKATLYAYFPSKEALFSYLIGHECEAKRILFTAPSFEDGIEGALRTMGMKFVIHFLIKDETAFFQAVSSERARFPELCRLYFNTGRERAVDFVAAFLEEAKATGALAFDDAHVAANQFLNLVLCDLPMRVALGLDLPNEAEAQKVMEAGVSTFLKAFQQRSQT; encoded by the coding sequence ATGAACGCATCGACGCCAGATCCAATGCATGCGCCCGAGCATTGCTCGAGCCCTAAAGAGGCGCAGATCGTGAATGCGGCGCGTAATGCGTTTCTCCAGCAGGGCTTCTCGGAAACCAGCATGGAGGCGATCGCGCGCGCCGCAAATGTGTCGAAGGCGACGCTCTACGCCTATTTCCCCAGTAAAGAGGCTCTATTCAGCTATCTGATCGGGCACGAATGCGAAGCGAAACGCATCCTCTTCACAGCGCCGTCCTTCGAAGACGGCATCGAGGGGGCGCTACGCACCATGGGCATGAAATTTGTGATCCATTTTCTCATCAAGGACGAGACGGCCTTTTTCCAGGCTGTGTCCAGCGAACGCGCGCGTTTTCCCGAACTGTGCCGTCTCTATTTCAACACTGGGCGAGAGAGGGCTGTGGATTTCGTCGCCGCTTTTCTCGAAGAAGCCAAGGCGACGGGCGCGCTGGCCTTCGACGACGCCCATGTCGCGGCAAACCAATTTCTCAATCTCGTATTGTGCGATCTGCCGATGCGCGTCGCCCTGGGCCTCGACCTCCCCAATGAAGCGGAAGCGCAGAAAGTGATGGAGGCAGGCGTTTCGACCTTTTTGAAGGCCTTTCAGCAAAGGTCGCAAACATAG
- a CDS encoding efflux transporter outer membrane subunit, with protein sequence MARATIYFSAASRLRAGGGRRELDRYESRRGRAAAIRRAVPFVACAVAAALGGCAVGPDFVEPAAPEGAGYARKLSKSVADSQTPGGAGQRFELGRDVPGEWWKLFRSKQISALVEEAVQNHPNIASAEAALRQARETLEADAASFLPSATGTSGVTRQQLSPAQYGSSGSSSSFSTLYTLFNSNVAVSFTPDVFGKTIRTVEGDAAAAEYQRYQLEATYLALTANVISAAISDASYAKQIKVTEGLVSDYRAQLDILQKRFDLGAVSLADVTSERTLLAQAEATLPPLQKARAQTRNQLMAYLGRFPNEDKGEAIDLENLHLPKELPLSLPSKLVRQRPDILAAESQLHQASANIGVATANMLPQLTLSASGGSQALTAAQLFTPQTMAYSLGASVSGQLFDGGGLFHKREAKVAAFEQATAQYQGTVLTAFQNVADALQAIKHDAATLRAQVAAEKAAAESFQIAQVQYRAGSTTYPTVINSEQSLLNARLNRVKAQAARFSDTVALLQALGGGWWNRNDETPAARAKPTDPISMSPIAAALRAQAEESTNAH encoded by the coding sequence ATGGCGCGCGCAACCATTTATTTTTCAGCGGCTTCGCGGCTGCGTGCCGGTGGCGGTCGGCGAGAGCTGGACCGTTACGAGTCGCGGCGGGGGAGGGCTGCGGCGATCAGGCGCGCCGTTCCTTTCGTCGCCTGCGCCGTGGCGGCAGCCCTCGGCGGATGCGCGGTCGGGCCTGATTTCGTTGAGCCAGCCGCGCCCGAGGGCGCCGGATACGCCCGAAAACTATCGAAAAGCGTTGCAGATTCGCAGACGCCAGGGGGCGCCGGGCAGCGGTTCGAACTGGGTCGCGACGTGCCGGGCGAATGGTGGAAGCTGTTCCGCTCCAAGCAGATCTCGGCGCTCGTCGAGGAGGCGGTCCAGAATCACCCCAATATCGCGTCGGCCGAGGCCGCGCTGCGTCAGGCGCGCGAGACGCTGGAGGCCGATGCGGCGTCGTTTTTGCCCTCCGCGACAGGGACCAGCGGCGTTACCCGCCAGCAGCTTTCTCCGGCGCAATATGGTTCGTCGGGCTCGAGCTCTTCCTTCTCGACGCTCTATACGCTGTTCAACTCCAATGTCGCCGTCTCCTTCACGCCAGACGTTTTCGGCAAGACAATCCGCACGGTCGAGGGCGACGCGGCCGCGGCCGAATATCAGCGTTACCAACTGGAGGCCACCTATCTCGCTTTGACGGCCAATGTGATCTCGGCGGCCATCTCCGACGCGTCCTATGCCAAGCAAATCAAGGTCACCGAGGGTCTCGTCTCCGACTATCGCGCCCAGCTCGACATTCTCCAGAAGCGGTTCGATCTCGGCGCCGTCAGTCTCGCCGACGTCACCTCCGAGCGCACATTGCTTGCGCAGGCGGAGGCGACATTGCCGCCCTTGCAGAAGGCGCGGGCGCAAACGCGCAATCAGTTGATGGCTTATCTCGGCCGCTTCCCCAATGAGGACAAAGGCGAGGCGATCGATCTCGAGAATTTGCATTTGCCCAAGGAGTTGCCGCTCAGCCTTCCCTCGAAGCTGGTGCGGCAGCGCCCGGATATTCTCGCCGCCGAAAGTCAGCTTCATCAGGCCAGCGCCAATATCGGCGTCGCCACCGCGAATATGTTGCCCCAGCTCACGCTCTCCGCTTCCGGCGGCAGTCAGGCGCTGACGGCGGCGCAGCTCTTCACGCCGCAAACCATGGCCTATAGTCTCGGCGCTTCCGTTTCCGGCCAGCTCTTCGACGGCGGCGGCTTGTTCCATAAGCGCGAGGCGAAGGTCGCCGCTTTCGAGCAGGCGACGGCGCAGTATCAGGGGACGGTTCTCACCGCCTTCCAGAATGTCGCCGACGCGCTGCAGGCCATCAAGCATGACGCGGCGACGCTGCGGGCGCAGGTTGCGGCCGAGAAGGCGGCCGCCGAAAGCTTCCAGATTGCGCAGGTCCAATATCGCGCCGGTTCGACGACCTATCCGACCGTCATCAATTCCGAGCAGAGCCTGCTCAACGCCCGCCTCAACCGCGTGAAGGCCCAGGCGGCGCGTTTCTCCGACACGGTGGCGCTGCTGCAAGCCTTGGGCGGCGGCTGGTGGAATCGAAACGACGAAACGCCCGCCGCTCGCGCCAAGCCCACCGATCCCATTTCCATGTCGCCGATAGCCGCCGCGTTGCGCGCGCAGGCGGAGGAGTCAACCAATGCTCACTAG
- a CDS encoding efflux RND transporter periplasmic adaptor subunit yields MLTSARTIAKDRFGSSLKPMLIMLASVGLVFAGLYGFNAFRSIMIGRFLASMANPPQTVSVTTAKLEEWRPTLAAIGTFRAVSGADLALEASGVVEKILFKSGEDVAAGQILLELRKDTDNARLESLKATAELNEINLRRDQAQLKLKAVSQATVDSDLANLRSAKAEVAQQEAVIAQKTLRAPFAGRLGIRSVDIGQYLSAGATVVTLQAIDALYLDFVLPQQNLNGLDVGQGVTASVDAYSGQTFAGKITAINSKVDQGSRNVQIRATFPNPDRKLRPGMFASVSIAVGKPEQLVTVPQTAIVHAPYGASVFLAQKNASAGEAGNGESGGLVARQSFVQLGATRGDEIAVVEGLKAGEVVVTAGQMKLRNDVPLKISNTPQPPVNPDPKPIDR; encoded by the coding sequence ATGCTCACTAGCGCTCGGACAATCGCAAAAGACCGTTTCGGATCGTCGCTCAAGCCCATGCTCATCATGCTGGCGAGCGTCGGCCTCGTCTTCGCCGGCCTATACGGTTTCAACGCTTTTCGGTCGATCATGATCGGGCGGTTTCTCGCCTCGATGGCCAATCCGCCGCAAACCGTTTCGGTCACGACCGCGAAGCTGGAGGAGTGGCGGCCGACGCTCGCGGCGATCGGCACCTTCAGAGCCGTCAGCGGCGCCGACCTGGCGCTCGAAGCCTCCGGCGTCGTCGAGAAAATATTGTTCAAGTCGGGCGAGGACGTCGCCGCCGGCCAGATTCTTCTGGAGCTGCGCAAAGACACCGACAATGCGCGGCTCGAATCGCTCAAAGCGACGGCGGAGCTCAACGAGATCAATCTGCGCCGCGACCAGGCGCAATTGAAGCTCAAGGCCGTCAGCCAGGCGACGGTCGACTCCGACCTTGCCAATTTGAGGAGCGCCAAAGCCGAGGTGGCGCAGCAGGAAGCCGTGATCGCGCAGAAGACTTTGCGCGCGCCCTTCGCGGGACGGCTCGGCATTCGCTCGGTCGACATCGGGCAATATCTGAGCGCAGGCGCGACGGTCGTCACCCTGCAAGCGATCGACGCGCTTTATCTGGACTTCGTGCTGCCACAGCAGAATCTGAACGGCCTCGACGTCGGGCAGGGCGTGACAGCCTCGGTCGACGCCTATTCTGGCCAGACATTTGCCGGAAAAATCACGGCCATCAACTCGAAGGTCGATCAGGGCAGCCGAAACGTCCAGATACGCGCCACCTTTCCCAATCCCGATCGCAAGCTGAGGCCGGGCATGTTCGCCTCTGTTTCGATCGCCGTCGGCAAGCCCGAGCAGCTTGTCACCGTCCCGCAGACGGCGATCGTTCATGCCCCCTATGGCGCCTCGGTCTTTCTTGCGCAGAAGAACGCTTCGGCAGGGGAGGCGGGGAATGGCGAGAGCGGCGGCCTCGTCGCGCGGCAGAGCTTCGTGCAGCTTGGCGCGACGCGCGGCGACGAGATTGCGGTGGTCGAGGGTCTCAAAGCCGGCGAGGTCGTCGTCACCGCCGGTCAAATGAAGCTGCGCAACGACGTGCCGCTCAAGATCAGCAATACGCCCCAGCCGCCCGTCAATCCCGATCCGAAGCCCATCGACCGCTAG